Proteins from one Ardenticatena maritima genomic window:
- a CDS encoding GNAT family N-acetyltransferase has protein sequence MNEQTLTVRIRAMHSDDYEAVFEVARALANWFTAPDQLMIAADLARYEGLVAEIDERVVGFAIYHPIMPDIMALAWIGVAPSHQQHGIGSQLLDAVERIAHARGYQTLEVRTIAPEVPAPHFEATRRFYLRRGFKVWRREEHVFGIQRHALVLVKQLGK, from the coding sequence ATGAACGAACAAACGCTCACCGTCCGCATTCGCGCCATGCACTCCGATGATTACGAGGCGGTCTTCGAGGTCGCACGGGCGCTGGCCAATTGGTTCACCGCCCCCGACCAACTCATGATTGCCGCAGACTTAGCCCGCTATGAAGGCCTGGTGGCTGAGATAGATGAGCGCGTTGTGGGATTTGCGATCTATCACCCCATCATGCCGGACATTATGGCGCTCGCCTGGATTGGTGTTGCACCATCCCATCAGCAACACGGTATTGGCTCACAACTCCTTGATGCCGTTGAGCGCATCGCCCACGCCCGCGGCTACCAAACGCTGGAAGTGCGTACGATTGCGCCCGAAGTTCCCGCACCACATTTTGAGGCGACGCGCCGCTTTTATTTGCGCCGCGGTTTCAAGGTGTGGCGCCGCGAAGAGCATGTGTTTGGTATTCAACGGCATGCGCTGGTGCTGGTGAAGCAACTGGGAAAATAG
- a CDS encoding ANTAR domain-containing protein, producing MAERRLLLLSRDWQTRALVLAELKERGYEVLALPGLTWGVKALVQGRVEPPLIIVDSRDDPDVTPETVRALHRMAPHAPIILLTTVFDRATLEPIRPEVAAFLVRPFTVGEVVEAVERLLPPALSPTGTETEGEAP from the coding sequence ATGGCTGAGCGCCGCCTGCTCCTTCTCTCGCGCGATTGGCAAACGCGCGCGCTCGTGTTAGCCGAACTCAAGGAACGCGGCTACGAAGTTCTGGCATTGCCGGGGCTGACGTGGGGCGTCAAAGCGCTTGTCCAAGGGCGTGTCGAACCGCCGCTCATCATCGTGGACAGCCGCGATGATCCCGACGTGACGCCTGAAACGGTGCGCGCGCTCCACCGTATGGCGCCCCACGCCCCGATCATTCTGCTGACAACCGTGTTCGACCGCGCCACGCTAGAACCGATCCGCCCCGAGGTGGCGGCGTTTTTGGTACGCCCGTTTACGGTGGGTGAAGTGGTGGAAGCAGTGGAACGCCTGTTGCCGCCTGCACTCTCACCAACAGGCACAGAAACAGAAGGAGAAGCACCATGA
- a CDS encoding HNH endonuclease: protein MPTWRESVLSALRHYVAQHGSVLMTRQAFIAEMLPRIVAATGSHGRTPEQTLSRVLQELRDDGLLEFLGEGRYLFLGDPIAVQDEDLPDEALDHAIEADRLTIPNEATVSDTVQRARVRRGQDRLRTLTLANYGWQCAFCDVRDTTLLVAAHIVRWADAPQWRGSLHNTMAMCRFHDPLFEHGYFGLNANFDIVRRPLPPEAGSLAQMILDATTTFHPPRQHAPDPRFLAMHCQRHNLA, encoded by the coding sequence ATGCCAACGTGGCGCGAAAGCGTGCTGAGCGCTCTTCGACACTACGTCGCACAACACGGCTCGGTGCTGATGACACGCCAGGCATTCATCGCCGAGATGTTGCCTCGCATTGTGGCGGCAACCGGAAGCCATGGGCGCACCCCCGAACAAACGTTGAGCCGTGTTCTGCAAGAATTGCGCGACGATGGTTTGCTTGAATTTCTTGGCGAGGGGCGATATCTCTTTCTCGGCGATCCGATCGCAGTGCAAGATGAAGATTTGCCCGATGAAGCCCTCGACCACGCCATTGAAGCAGATCGCCTTACGATCCCGAATGAAGCAACCGTCAGCGATACCGTTCAACGCGCACGTGTACGTCGTGGACAAGACCGCTTGCGTACACTCACGCTTGCCAACTACGGATGGCAATGCGCCTTTTGCGACGTGCGCGACACCACCCTGCTAGTCGCCGCCCATATTGTGCGCTGGGCAGACGCACCTCAATGGCGCGGTTCCTTACACAACACCATGGCAATGTGCCGTTTTCATGATCCGCTCTTTGAGCATGGGTATTTTGGACTCAATGCAAACTTCGACATTGTACGGCGCCCTCTCCCGCCGGAAGCAGGTTCGCTTGCTCAGATGATTTTGGACGCAACAACAACCTTTCATCCCCCACGCCAACATGCGCCAGATCCTCGTTTTCTGGCCATGCATTGTCAACGCCACAATCTTGCCTAA
- a CDS encoding glycosyltransferase family 4 protein, translating to MTTTQPPSPASPKRIVFIAPFGLRPKGTVSVRALPLARALAARGHQVSLLIPPWDDPDNAGRTWYDTGVEVVNLPLAGQLPPPSLVARLLAETLRRRPHVVHVFKPKAYSGLVAAVLWHLRRLRRARLVMDTDDWEGPGGWNNLHAYPPLLKRLFAWQERYGLTHAHGVTVASRALETLVWAMGVPPHHVHYLPNGSTLAIPADLDAQAARVRQALGFAETPLVLLYTRFFEFNLERLADVWQAVVRQVPSARLLVVGRGLFGEDERFAHALHTRGVAQTWRHLGWVEPNDLAATLRAADVALYPMDDTLVNRTKCPVKLADLMALGIPVVGETVGQVREYLDEGAGVLVPPADTAAFAHAVVNLLRSPETARRIAHKAEHRLRHQFAWSQQAVQLEAFYHALPTR from the coding sequence ATGACAACCACGCAACCGCCCTCTCCGGCATCGCCCAAACGCATCGTCTTCATCGCGCCGTTCGGGTTGCGCCCCAAAGGCACCGTCAGCGTGCGCGCCTTGCCGCTGGCGCGCGCCCTTGCCGCACGCGGCCACCAGGTGAGCCTGCTCATTCCCCCGTGGGACGACCCCGACAACGCCGGGCGCACCTGGTACGATACAGGCGTTGAAGTCGTCAACCTGCCGCTTGCCGGGCAGCTTCCCCCCCCCTCTCTCGTGGCGCGCCTGCTTGCCGAAACCCTGCGGCGACGCCCCCACGTGGTGCATGTTTTCAAGCCCAAAGCGTACAGTGGGCTGGTGGCGGCGGTGTTGTGGCATTTGCGACGGCTTCGCCGTGCGCGCCTCGTCATGGACACCGACGACTGGGAAGGTCCCGGCGGCTGGAACAATTTGCACGCCTACCCGCCCCTGCTCAAACGGCTCTTCGCCTGGCAAGAACGCTACGGGCTCACCCACGCCCACGGCGTCACCGTTGCCAGCCGCGCCCTCGAAACGCTGGTTTGGGCAATGGGCGTTCCCCCGCACCATGTGCACTACCTTCCGAACGGCAGCACGCTCGCCATCCCCGCCGACCTGGACGCTCAAGCCGCCCGTGTGCGCCAGGCGCTCGGCTTTGCAGAGACGCCGCTGGTGCTGCTCTACACGCGATTTTTTGAATTCAACCTTGAGCGTCTCGCCGACGTCTGGCAAGCGGTGGTGCGCCAAGTGCCCTCCGCACGGCTGCTTGTGGTGGGACGTGGCTTGTTTGGGGAAGATGAGCGCTTTGCGCACGCCCTGCACACGCGGGGCGTCGCGCAGACGTGGCGCCATTTGGGGTGGGTGGAACCCAACGACCTCGCTGCAACCCTGCGCGCGGCAGACGTGGCGCTCTATCCAATGGATGACACGCTCGTCAACCGCACCAAATGCCCAGTCAAACTCGCCGACCTGATGGCGCTGGGGATTCCCGTGGTGGGGGAAACCGTGGGGCAAGTGCGCGAATACCTGGACGAAGGCGCCGGCGTCCTGGTTCCACCCGCCGACACCGCCGCCTTTGCCCACGCCGTGGTGAACCTCCTCCGCTCACCCGAAACAGCCCGCCGCATTGCCCACAAAGCAGAGCACCGCCTGCGCCACCAGTTCGCCTGGTCGCAACAAGCGGTGCAACTGGAAGCCTTTTATCACGCGCTCCCTACACGATAG
- a CDS encoding DinB family protein — MSDLVRRLEANRNAFTSFLKTINEERANRPLPHNPNWRIRDVLAHLAASEAGMLKMVQIMVAKKGYQFRPYNRDELNAQRVAERADKPLDEILAEWNTARQQMIETVKQLTDEELAYQGSDGGSNWGDFTTRDIIETAIRHTEDHMKDLVMTLLHL, encoded by the coding sequence ATGTCCGACCTCGTCCGACGGCTGGAAGCCAACCGCAACGCCTTCACATCCTTCCTGAAAACCATCAATGAAGAACGCGCCAACCGCCCTCTGCCCCACAACCCCAACTGGCGCATTCGTGATGTGCTGGCGCATCTCGCCGCCTCAGAAGCGGGCATGCTCAAAATGGTGCAAATCATGGTCGCGAAGAAGGGCTATCAGTTTCGCCCCTACAACCGCGACGAACTGAACGCGCAACGTGTCGCTGAACGCGCCGACAAACCCCTGGACGAGATTCTGGCCGAATGGAACACCGCCCGCCAGCAGATGATTGAAACCGTCAAACAGTTGACGGACGAAGAGTTGGCCTACCAGGGAAGCGATGGTGGTTCCAACTGGGGGGATTTCACGACCCGCGATATCATCGAAACAGCCATCCGCCACACCGAAGACCATATGAAAGACCTTGTCATGACGCTCTTGCATCTGTGA
- a CDS encoding glycosyltransferase, giving the protein MRILYLSKALVVGAYQRKIEELADLGLDIHLAVPPAWRDERGIQPLELAHTRGYTLWQVPMLFNGSYHLHFYPRLGDLLDAVRPDLLHIDEEPYNLATAHAAWLAVRRGIPFLFFTWQNLLRHYPPPFAFMERFVYRHASAAIAGNRDAAHVLRRKGFTGRIEVIPQFGVDPDLFSPAPEQTERPFTIGYAGRFVPEKGLLVLLEALTHLDGEWRFIGRGSGPLLETLRQRTAELGLSARVTWEPPVPSTQMSAFYRTLDVLVLPSLSRPNWVEQFGRVLIEAMACGVPPIGSNSGEIPHVIGDAGLVVPEGDAAALRDALHRLMTTPDLHAALRQRARKRVLAHFTQAQIARRTAEVYKQILAAP; this is encoded by the coding sequence ATGCGCATCCTCTATCTTTCCAAAGCCCTGGTTGTGGGGGCGTACCAACGCAAAATTGAAGAACTGGCAGACCTGGGTCTGGATATCCACCTCGCCGTGCCCCCCGCATGGCGTGATGAGCGCGGTATCCAGCCGCTGGAACTGGCGCACACGCGCGGCTACACGCTCTGGCAGGTGCCCATGCTCTTCAACGGCTCGTACCACTTGCATTTCTACCCTCGCTTGGGCGACCTGCTCGACGCCGTGCGCCCCGACCTTCTGCACATTGATGAAGAACCCTACAACCTGGCGACCGCCCACGCGGCGTGGCTCGCTGTTCGGCGTGGCATTCCGTTTCTTTTCTTCACCTGGCAGAACCTGTTGCGCCATTACCCGCCCCCCTTTGCCTTCATGGAGCGCTTTGTCTATCGCCACGCCAGCGCCGCCATCGCCGGCAACCGCGACGCCGCCCACGTGCTGCGCCGCAAAGGGTTCACGGGACGCATCGAGGTTATCCCGCAATTTGGTGTTGACCCCGACCTCTTCAGCCCCGCCCCGGAACAAACCGAACGCCCCTTCACCATCGGCTATGCGGGGCGCTTCGTTCCCGAAAAAGGCTTGCTGGTGTTGCTTGAAGCGCTCACCCACCTCGACGGCGAGTGGCGCTTTATCGGGCGCGGGAGCGGCCCCCTGTTGGAGACACTCCGCCAGCGTACCGCCGAACTGGGCTTGAGTGCGCGCGTGACCTGGGAGCCGCCCGTCCCCTCAACACAGATGTCGGCGTTCTACCGCACCCTGGATGTGCTCGTGTTGCCGTCGCTTTCACGCCCCAACTGGGTGGAACAATTCGGGCGCGTCCTCATCGAAGCCATGGCGTGCGGCGTCCCGCCGATTGGTTCCAACAGCGGCGAAATCCCCCACGTCATCGGCGACGCGGGGCTTGTGGTCCCCGAAGGCGACGCCGCCGCCCTGCGCGACGCCTTGCACCGCCTGATGACAACGCCCGACCTGCACGCCGCCCTGCGCCAACGCGCCCGCAAGCGCGTGCTAGCCCACTTCACCCAAGCGCAAATTGCCCGCCGCACCGCCGAGGTCTACAAGCAGATACTCGCTGCGCCATGA